One Callospermophilus lateralis isolate mCalLat2 chromosome 6, mCalLat2.hap1, whole genome shotgun sequence genomic region harbors:
- the Psors1c2 gene encoding psoriasis susceptibility 1 candidate gene 2 protein, producing the protein MINWKLLGILVLCLFTGGISGSKDQPSTPPTEGREEESSPALPRGPPIPGDPWPGAPPLFEDPTPPSPTRPWRDLPETSVWPPEPPSTDPPQPPRPDDPWPAGPQPPENPWPPAPEVDHGPRDEPDLDPPREEYR; encoded by the exons ATGATCAACTGGAAGCTACTGGGGATCCTGGTCCTTTGCCTGTTTACTGGAG GAATCTCAGGCAGCAAGGACCAACCTTCTACCCCACCCACAGAGGGCAGAGAGGAGGAGAGCTCCCCAGCATTGCCTCGGGGCCCTCCGATACCTGGTGACCCCTGGCCAGGGGCACCCCCTCTCTTTGAGGACCCTACACCTCCAAGCCCTACCCGTCCCTGGAGAGACCTGCCTGAAACTAGTGTCTGGCCCCCTGAGCCACCCAGCACTGATCCTCCTCAACCTCCCCGGCCTGATGACCCCTGGCCAGCAGGACCCCAGCCCCCAGAaaacccatggccacctgcccctGAGGTAGACCATGGCCCTCGGGATGAGCCAGACCTTGACCCTCCCCGGGAAGAGTACAGATAA